A region from the Maribacter aquivivus genome encodes:
- a CDS encoding ABC transporter ATP-binding protein, with protein sequence MIEVRDIHKSFGDAHILKGVTTTFEKGKTNLIIGQSGSGKTVFLKCLLGLFIPEEGGIVYDGKLYANLTDNEKRDLRQEMGMVFQGSALFDSMTVEGNVMFPLEMFTKQPKSEMKDRVDAVLKRVNLIDAHHKFPSEISGGMQKRVAIARAIVMNPKYLFCDEPNSGLDPKTAILIDDLIKEITEEYNITTVINTHDMNSVMQIGEKIIFLKDGLLEWEGTKNEIFKTDNEAVTNFVYSSDLFKKVRQMYIQEQN encoded by the coding sequence ATGATAGAAGTACGAGACATACATAAATCTTTTGGCGATGCTCATATCCTTAAAGGGGTTACGACTACTTTCGAAAAAGGAAAAACTAATTTAATCATTGGACAAAGTGGATCAGGTAAAACTGTTTTTCTTAAATGTCTTTTAGGATTATTTATCCCAGAAGAAGGCGGTATTGTCTATGACGGAAAACTATATGCTAACCTTACCGATAACGAGAAACGCGATTTAAGACAAGAAATGGGCATGGTATTTCAAGGTAGCGCCCTTTTTGATAGTATGACGGTAGAAGGTAATGTCATGTTCCCTCTAGAAATGTTTACCAAACAGCCTAAATCTGAAATGAAAGACCGTGTAGATGCGGTGCTAAAAAGAGTAAATTTAATTGATGCTCATCATAAATTTCCTTCTGAGATTTCTGGGGGTATGCAAAAACGTGTGGCTATTGCTCGTGCTATAGTTATGAATCCGAAATATCTTTTTTGCGATGAACCAAACTCTGGTTTAGATCCTAAGACGGCTATTCTTATTGATGACCTTATCAAAGAAATTACCGAAGAGTATAATATTACTACCGTAATAAATACTCATGATATGAACTCGGTAATGCAAATTGGGGAAAAAATAATTTTTCTTAAAGACGGACTTCTAGAATGGGAAGGGACTAAAAACGAAATCTTTAAAACCGATAATGAAGCCGTAACTAATTTTGTGTATTCATCTGACCTTTTCAAGAAGGTACGCCAAATGTATATACAAGAACAAAATTAG
- the murI gene encoding glutamate racemase: MDNRQIGIFDSGIGGTSIWGEIQELLPNEDCIYLADSKNAPYGEKSEERILELSIKNTEYLLSQGCKIIVVACNTATTNAIDYLRANYTVPFIGIEPALKPAAINTKSKIVGVLATKGTLSSSLFHSTSKNHAAGITVLEQRGTGLVEMIENGNLQSDELYQLLEGYIRPMLEKGMDYLVLGCTHYPYLIPLLKKMLPENVTIIDSGQAVARQTRTVLVKNELLTNSTNVGIHQFYTNGDVKVLASILELAKPKYTVSFKDF; encoded by the coding sequence ATGGACAATAGGCAAATAGGTATTTTTGATTCTGGTATTGGCGGCACATCTATCTGGGGTGAAATACAAGAGCTTTTACCTAATGAAGATTGTATTTATTTGGCAGATAGTAAGAATGCACCATATGGTGAAAAATCTGAAGAACGAATTCTAGAGCTGAGTATAAAGAATACTGAATATTTATTAAGCCAAGGTTGTAAAATTATAGTCGTTGCTTGTAATACAGCAACGACAAACGCCATTGATTATTTAAGGGCAAACTACACTGTTCCTTTTATAGGTATTGAGCCAGCATTAAAACCTGCGGCTATAAATACTAAATCTAAGATTGTGGGTGTTTTAGCTACAAAGGGGACCTTATCTAGTAGTCTGTTTCATAGCACTTCAAAAAATCATGCTGCCGGTATAACTGTTTTAGAACAACGAGGCACCGGTTTAGTTGAAATGATTGAAAACGGAAACCTTCAAAGCGATGAATTATACCAGTTGTTAGAGGGTTATATACGACCTATGCTTGAAAAGGGAATGGATTACCTTGTTTTGGGCTGTACGCATTACCCATATCTAATTCCGCTACTGAAAAAAATGTTGCCAGAAAATGTAACTATAATAGACTCTGGTCAAGCAGTAGCTCGGCAGACAAGAACAGTTTTAGTCAAAAACGAGTTATTGACCAATTCTACAAATGTTGGCATTCATCAATTTTATACAAATGGTGATGTAAAAGTACTTGCTTCGATTTTAGAATTGGCTAAACCTAAATACACAGTATCTTTTAAAGACTTTTAA
- a CDS encoding DUF389 domain-containing protein — protein MENNLNQDNITPNSNEGSGSEEVKKDFQGLLGSVKTFLSELLDIRTNTDQQATKEAIIADIPFKGHTSWILICSIFIASIGLNANSTAVVIGAMLISPLMGPILGIGMSVAINDIDTLKRSLKNFAVMVVLSVITAYLFYRFFPLRDESSELLARTEPDIRDVLIAFFGGLALVIARAKKGTIASVIFGVAIATALMPPLCTVGFGLAIGNWEYATGAMYLFIINTIFIALATFLVIKLLKFPMVRYVNSQRRKLIARLASLLAVLVMIPAGFTFYSVFKKSLFNRDAESFITEKIAPYQFAGEGKFLKDFSEVDYDAEGKSKIELVFMGNDGIPDNVIATWRAQMAEYKQLQGTELSVVQGSKSDEANELKYVNELYESQKSILTTKDEKIQLLESELVRLNQISSNQIPFKEISLEAKTNYENLDRIGYAYLISTDFTKTDSIPLFEVTWKKEAKRAETVKDMAKLQEWLRLRLNNEKIQIKEMPKD, from the coding sequence ATGGAGAACAATCTTAATCAAGATAACATTACCCCTAACAGTAATGAGGGTAGTGGTAGTGAAGAAGTGAAAAAAGATTTTCAGGGTCTTTTAGGTAGTGTTAAAACGTTTCTTTCTGAGCTGTTGGATATTAGAACCAATACAGATCAGCAGGCGACGAAAGAAGCTATTATTGCTGATATTCCTTTTAAGGGGCATACTTCTTGGATTTTGATTTGTTCTATTTTTATTGCGTCTATTGGTCTTAATGCCAATTCTACTGCTGTAGTAATCGGTGCGATGTTAATTTCGCCTCTAATGGGTCCTATTTTAGGTATAGGCATGTCTGTGGCTATAAATGACATTGATACCTTAAAACGATCATTGAAGAACTTTGCCGTAATGGTAGTTTTAAGTGTGATAACAGCGTACTTGTTCTATCGTTTTTTTCCACTTAGGGATGAATCTTCGGAGCTTTTGGCTAGAACTGAACCAGATATTAGAGATGTTTTAATAGCATTTTTTGGTGGTTTGGCATTGGTGATTGCGCGTGCTAAGAAAGGTACAATTGCAAGTGTAATTTTTGGTGTTGCAATTGCCACAGCGTTAATGCCACCTTTGTGTACCGTAGGTTTTGGCTTGGCAATCGGAAACTGGGAGTATGCGACGGGTGCAATGTACCTGTTCATTATTAATACTATTTTCATAGCCTTAGCAACTTTCTTGGTAATAAAGCTCTTGAAATTTCCGATGGTTCGTTACGTGAATTCGCAACGAAGAAAATTAATAGCTAGGCTAGCTTCTTTATTGGCTGTTTTGGTTATGATACCTGCAGGTTTTACATTCTATAGCGTATTTAAAAAGTCATTATTTAATAGGGATGCAGAGTCTTTTATTACAGAGAAAATAGCACCTTATCAATTTGCGGGTGAAGGCAAGTTTTTAAAAGATTTTAGTGAGGTAGACTACGATGCTGAAGGTAAGTCTAAAATTGAATTGGTGTTTATGGGTAATGATGGTATACCTGATAATGTAATTGCTACTTGGCGTGCCCAGATGGCAGAGTACAAACAACTACAAGGAACTGAACTTAGCGTTGTTCAGGGATCTAAAAGTGACGAAGCAAATGAGCTGAAATATGTTAATGAGCTTTATGAGTCACAGAAAAGTATTCTTACCACTAAAGATGAGAAAATTCAGCTTTTAGAAAGTGAATTGGTAAGGTTGAATCAGATTTCATCAAATCAAATTCCTTTCAAAGAAATTAGTCTTGAAGCAAAAACCAATTACGAAAATTTGGATCGAATAGGTTATGCATATTTAATTTCAACAGATTTTACAAAAACAGATAGTATTCCATTATTTGAAGTAACCTGGAAAAAGGAAGCTAAGAGAGCCGAAACCGTTAAGGATATGGCTAAACTACAAGAATGGCTGAGACTTAGATTGAATAATGAGAAAATTCAAATAAAGGAAATGCCTAAAGACTAA
- a CDS encoding 2TM domain-containing protein, protein MFSRNKNTSKLDLEQHELLENAQKRVKQKKRLYTHFVVFLVGSVFLVLINKILKYRQEYNWFVWAITFWGFLFVLHIFNVFITNKFMGNDWERAQREKLVAKQKQRIAEMEKEIEQEIKQPISIEPEPKKKLL, encoded by the coding sequence ATGTTTTCTAGAAATAAAAATACCTCCAAATTAGATTTAGAGCAGCATGAGCTATTAGAGAATGCTCAAAAAAGGGTTAAACAAAAAAAACGCCTTTACACGCATTTCGTAGTATTTTTAGTTGGTAGTGTTTTCTTGGTGCTTATTAATAAAATATTAAAATACCGACAAGAATATAATTGGTTTGTTTGGGCAATTACCTTTTGGGGATTTCTGTTTGTGCTACATATTTTTAATGTCTTTATTACCAATAAATTCATGGGTAATGACTGGGAACGCGCACAAAGAGAAAAATTAGTAGCGAAGCAAAAGCAACGTATTGCTGAAATGGAAAAAGAAATTGAACAGGAAATAAAACAACCCATCTCAATTGAACCCGAACCTAAAAAAAAACTACTTTGA
- a CDS encoding dihydrofolate reductase — protein MIAAAAENNALGKDNDLLWHLPDDFKRFKKLTSGHKIIMGRKTYESFPKPLPNRTHIIITRDKNYLVDYDECIVVHSLDEAIDLIDNEIAFIIGGGEIYKQGEKRSDKIELTRVHATFEDADTFFPEIDENYWVLTNQEFHPTDEKHKLSFTYLTYVKKENTLKSL, from the coding sequence ATGATTGCTGCGGCAGCAGAAAACAACGCGCTTGGCAAAGACAACGATTTACTTTGGCATTTGCCAGATGATTTTAAAAGATTCAAGAAATTAACGTCTGGTCATAAAATTATCATGGGTAGAAAAACATATGAAAGTTTCCCTAAGCCTTTACCAAATAGAACTCACATTATCATTACCAGAGATAAAAATTACTTGGTAGACTATGATGAATGTATTGTTGTGCACTCTTTAGATGAAGCAATAGATTTAATAGACAATGAAATTGCCTTTATAATTGGTGGCGGAGAAATTTATAAGCAAGGTGAAAAACGTTCTGACAAAATAGAACTAACCCGTGTGCATGCCACTTTTGAAGATGCGGATACCTTTTTTCCAGAAATTGACGAGAACTATTGGGTGCTAACAAACCAAGAGTTTCACCCAACAGACGAAAAACACAAGTTATCATTCACTTATTTAACCTACGTTAAAAAAGAAAACACCCTTAAAAGTCTTTAA
- a CDS encoding aminotransferase class V-fold PLP-dependent enzyme: protein MEKFRKEFPVLRKGIYVNTAVYGLLYDSLLEWRQEHDLDFLIDGSDMREQSLKVISNTRTSVGRFFNCKRENVALVSNFSSGLNVLLEGLNSKKKVLLVENDYPSLNWSFENRDFEVFYMSMTANLEERIQETISSQKIDVLALSLVQWLDGFAIDLGFLKDLKKQHPSLIIMVDGTQFCGSASFDFDNSGIDVLGASAYKWLLAGYGNGFMLFSDQVKNEFAINNIGFNAADGDFNKKDEIRFAKKFEPGHLSSLIFGSLKFSLDFFERIGMDKITAHNRKLSEKAKAEFQKLGLLSDEVLGRKQHSTIFNIKANEATYQKLIDNDVFCAQRGDGVRLSFHFYNTEAEIDAIVKILKTGK, encoded by the coding sequence ATGGAAAAATTTAGAAAAGAATTCCCAGTTTTAAGAAAAGGTATTTATGTGAACACTGCAGTGTATGGGTTGCTGTATGATTCTTTGTTAGAATGGCGGCAAGAACATGATCTAGACTTTTTAATAGATGGTAGCGATATGCGGGAGCAATCGTTAAAGGTAATTTCAAATACGCGCACTAGCGTTGGTAGGTTTTTTAATTGTAAACGAGAGAACGTAGCTTTAGTGAGCAATTTTTCATCAGGACTTAATGTGTTGTTAGAGGGGTTGAATTCCAAGAAAAAGGTGTTACTTGTTGAGAATGATTATCCTTCTCTTAATTGGAGTTTTGAGAATAGAGATTTTGAGGTTTTCTATATGTCTATGACAGCCAATTTAGAAGAGCGTATTCAAGAAACAATATCAAGTCAGAAAATCGATGTGCTTGCTTTGAGTTTGGTACAGTGGTTAGATGGTTTTGCTATTGATTTAGGATTTTTGAAAGATTTAAAAAAACAACATCCTAGTTTGATTATCATGGTAGATGGTACTCAATTTTGTGGTAGTGCTAGCTTTGATTTTGATAATTCTGGAATTGATGTTTTAGGAGCTAGTGCCTATAAGTGGTTATTGGCTGGTTATGGTAATGGATTTATGTTGTTTTCAGATCAAGTAAAAAATGAGTTTGCGATAAATAATATTGGTTTTAATGCTGCTGACGGAGATTTTAATAAAAAAGATGAAATTAGATTCGCTAAGAAATTTGAGCCAGGTCATCTGTCATCGCTGATTTTTGGGAGTTTAAAGTTTTCTCTAGATTTTTTTGAAAGAATAGGGATGGATAAAATAACAGCACATAACCGCAAGTTATCAGAGAAGGCAAAGGCAGAATTTCAAAAACTAGGACTATTATCTGATGAAGTTTTGGGAAGAAAGCAGCATAGCACTATTTTTAATATAAAAGCAAATGAAGCTACTTATCAAAAACTAATAGACAATGATGTGTTTTGTGCTCAAAGAGGCGACGGTGTGCGTTTAAGTTTTCATTTCTATAATACCGAGGCAGAAATAGACGCAATTGTAAAAATCTTAAAAACAGGAAAGTAG
- the egtD gene encoding L-histidine N(alpha)-methyltransferase, giving the protein MQDTKTTLTNTSEFEKEVSQGLTNNPKHLSSMYFYDKKGDKLFQDIMAMPTYYLTDSEYEILESNKEEISNLFTGFGSFDLIELGAGDGKKTKILLKEFSDKKIDFTYVPIDISDNALNQLQNSIEKELPEVQVQPFQGTYFEALKEINNRENRKIILFLGSNIGNLEHEQAVVFMNKIQKLMQPEDLLFMGFDQKKNPQTILDAYNDKEGVTAAFNKNVLARINTELNANFDLEQFLHWEVYDPETGTAKSYLVSKIEQTVQIENLDLTVHFKQWETIHTEISQKYDDEIITWLAKESGLKMTTSYESTAYGYKNCVFKKA; this is encoded by the coding sequence ATGCAAGACACAAAAACTACGCTTACCAATACTAGTGAATTTGAAAAAGAAGTTTCTCAAGGCTTGACCAACAACCCTAAGCACTTATCTTCAATGTATTTTTACGACAAAAAAGGAGATAAGCTTTTTCAAGATATTATGGCAATGCCTACTTATTATCTAACTGATTCTGAATACGAAATTCTTGAAAGCAATAAAGAAGAAATCTCAAATCTGTTTACCGGTTTTGGATCATTTGACTTAATTGAACTTGGTGCTGGAGATGGTAAAAAGACTAAAATTCTATTAAAAGAATTCAGCGACAAAAAAATCGACTTCACTTATGTACCTATCGATATTAGTGACAACGCATTAAATCAATTACAGAATTCTATTGAAAAAGAACTGCCAGAAGTACAGGTTCAACCTTTTCAAGGAACATATTTTGAAGCTCTTAAAGAAATAAACAATCGCGAGAACAGAAAAATAATTTTGTTTTTAGGTTCTAATATTGGCAACTTAGAGCATGAACAGGCAGTTGTTTTTATGAATAAGATTCAAAAGCTAATGCAACCAGAAGACTTATTGTTCATGGGGTTTGACCAAAAGAAAAATCCGCAGACCATATTAGATGCCTATAATGATAAAGAAGGTGTTACCGCAGCATTCAATAAAAATGTTCTTGCTAGAATAAATACTGAACTAAATGCAAATTTTGACTTAGAACAGTTTTTACATTGGGAAGTCTACGACCCCGAAACAGGAACCGCAAAGAGTTATTTAGTTTCGAAAATTGAACAGACTGTACAAATTGAAAATTTAGACCTAACCGTCCACTTTAAGCAATGGGAAACTATACATACCGAAATTTCACAGAAGTACGATGATGAAATAATTACTTGGCTTGCGAAAGAATCTGGGTTAAAAATGACCACTTCGTATGAATCAACAGCATATGGTTATAAAAACTGTGTCTTTAAAAAAGCTTAG
- the egtB gene encoding ergothioneine biosynthesis protein EgtB, which yields MVSTDTFLDFFLETREHTEAICKPLEIEDYVVQPIIDVSPPKWHLGHTTWFFEEFILKSYDTSYTVFDEDFSFVFNSYYETVGKRVVRADRGNLSRPSVKKVYEYRQYVTQAMKSLLESNEDSTLLAVLEIGIHHEKQHQELLLTDIKYILGNNPLLPKYSDTFLEFTIEKGTQSWISMTEGVYEIGHNSTDFCFDNELGRHKVYLHDYQISNKLVTNAEYIEFIQAGGYKRFDLWHAAGWDWVQQNQITSPLYWYEIDGVWHYYSLNGLAEVDLDAPVTHISYFEAFAFAQYKECRLPTEFEWEAAQEQFNWGQRWEWTESAYLPYPNYKKVDGALGEYNGKFMVNQKVLRGSSIATPTKHARHTYRNFFPTDLKWQFTGIRLAK from the coding sequence ATGGTTAGTACTGATACGTTCTTAGATTTCTTTTTAGAAACCAGAGAACACACCGAGGCTATTTGCAAGCCTCTAGAAATTGAAGATTATGTGGTACAACCTATCATAGACGTCTCTCCACCAAAATGGCATCTAGGTCATACAACTTGGTTTTTTGAAGAATTTATCCTTAAATCATACGATACATCTTATACCGTTTTTGATGAAGATTTTTCATTTGTATTTAACAGCTACTACGAAACCGTAGGCAAACGTGTTGTTCGTGCCGATCGAGGTAATTTGTCTAGACCTTCAGTAAAGAAGGTGTATGAATACAGACAATATGTAACTCAAGCAATGAAGAGCCTACTAGAATCTAATGAAGACAGCACATTATTAGCTGTTCTTGAAATTGGTATACATCACGAAAAGCAGCATCAAGAATTGTTGCTTACAGATATTAAATATATTCTCGGAAACAACCCGCTATTACCTAAATACTCAGATACTTTTCTAGAATTTACCATTGAGAAAGGTACTCAAAGCTGGATTTCTATGACCGAAGGCGTTTATGAAATAGGTCATAATTCTACTGACTTCTGTTTTGATAATGAACTAGGTAGACACAAAGTATATCTACATGATTATCAAATATCAAACAAACTTGTTACTAACGCCGAATATATAGAATTCATACAGGCAGGCGGGTATAAACGTTTCGACCTTTGGCATGCCGCTGGATGGGATTGGGTACAACAAAACCAAATAACATCACCATTATATTGGTACGAGATTGATGGAGTATGGCATTACTATAGCCTTAACGGATTAGCTGAAGTTGATTTAGACGCACCTGTTACCCATATTTCTTATTTTGAAGCATTTGCCTTTGCCCAATATAAAGAATGTCGCCTACCTACTGAATTTGAGTGGGAAGCTGCGCAGGAACAATTTAATTGGGGACAACGTTGGGAATGGACAGAAAGCGCCTACCTACCCTACCCTAATTACAAAAAAGTTGATGGCGCTTTAGGTGAATACAACGGCAAGTTTATGGTGAACCAGAAGGTACTTAGGGGCAGCTCAATAGCAACACCTACCAAACACGCAAGACACACCTATCGCAACTTTTTTCCAACTGATTTAAAATGGCAGTTTACCGGAATAAGGTTAGCTAAATAA
- a CDS encoding MlaE family ABC transporter permease, protein MNYLASVGSYAIMIREVFKKPTKWRIMKSLIFKEIDELIFSSLGIIIFISFFIGAVVAIQTALNLTNPLIPRNLIGFATRQSVILEFAPTFVSIIMAGKVGSYITSSIGTMRVTEQIDALEVMGVNSLNYLVFPKIIAMLFYPFAIAISMYVGIFGGWMAGVFGGFLTSEDFITGLQSDFVPFHIAYAFVKTLIFAFVIATIPSFHGFYMRGGALEVGKASTTAFVWTSVVIIILNYILTQLLLG, encoded by the coding sequence ATGAACTATTTAGCATCTGTAGGGAGCTATGCAATTATGATCCGCGAGGTTTTTAAAAAACCTACGAAATGGAGAATAATGAAGTCCCTTATATTCAAGGAAATAGATGAGTTGATTTTTAGCTCATTGGGTATAATCATATTCATTTCCTTTTTTATCGGTGCCGTTGTAGCCATACAAACAGCACTTAACCTCACCAACCCATTAATACCCCGAAATCTAATTGGTTTTGCAACTCGCCAGTCTGTAATATTAGAATTTGCACCTACTTTCGTATCTATTATAATGGCTGGTAAAGTAGGATCTTACATTACATCTAGTATTGGCACCATGCGTGTAACCGAGCAAATAGATGCCTTAGAAGTAATGGGCGTAAATTCATTAAATTACTTAGTTTTTCCTAAGATTATTGCAATGCTTTTTTACCCTTTCGCAATTGCAATTTCTATGTATGTTGGAATATTCGGTGGATGGATGGCCGGAGTTTTTGGTGGATTTTTAACCAGTGAAGATTTTATTACAGGATTACAATCAGATTTTGTTCCTTTTCATATTGCATATGCATTTGTGAAAACCTTGATTTTTGCTTTTGTAATTGCGACTATACCTTCATTTCATGGATTTTATATGCGCGGCGGAGCTTTAGAGGTTGGTAAGGCAAGTACGACAGCGTTCGTTTGGACAAGTGTTGTAATTATCATACTCAACTACATATTAACCCAACTTTTGCTAGGATAA
- the pafA gene encoding alkaline phosphatase PafA, producing MKKYFVASLFVSTMLLVNALNAQKKNKENTNDDLLRVKPKLVVGIVVDQMRYDYITRFYDHFGNDGFKRLVEQGFNCKNNHFNYAPTSTGPGHTSVYTGTTPAVHGIIGNNWYDKEIDASVYCASDDTYTSVGTTADAGKMSPHRMGVTTITDEVRLSSQMQGKTIAIALKDRGAVLPGGHTANAAYWFHGANEAKWITSSYYMNQLPKWVNDFNSSGKAQSYKREWNTLKDIKEYKESGTDNNIFEGKFEGESTTSFPHNTPALLDKTKDFDIIKATPFGNSLTADFAIEALKQEGLGKDDITDFLAVSFSSTDYVGHMYGVNSKEVQDTYLRLDADLERFFKALDKIVGEGEYTLFLTADHGAVEVPTYLKSEKIPSGYIDTAANKKRLTEFLQYKYGTEDIIKNYSNDQIFLDHKIVKNLDLSLADVQVEIAQEVLGYDAIDRVYTANQMWSYNYTHGIPYILQNGYNQKRSGDVLVVLKPGFISYNTTGSTHGSPQIYDTHAPLLFYGMGVKPGSTVNRTEIPDIAPTISALLGISFPNGATGKPITEVFK from the coding sequence ATGAAAAAATATTTTGTTGCTTCTTTATTTGTAAGCACGATGTTATTGGTGAACGCCTTAAACGCACAAAAGAAAAATAAGGAAAATACAAATGATGACCTTTTAAGGGTAAAACCAAAATTGGTGGTAGGTATTGTAGTAGACCAAATGCGTTATGATTATATAACACGTTTTTACGATCATTTTGGAAATGATGGTTTCAAAAGACTTGTAGAACAGGGGTTCAATTGTAAAAACAACCATTTTAACTATGCACCTACAAGTACGGGACCTGGGCACACTTCTGTATATACTGGTACTACACCTGCAGTGCACGGTATAATTGGTAATAATTGGTATGATAAAGAGATTGATGCAAGTGTGTATTGTGCCAGTGATGATACCTATACATCTGTAGGAACTACGGCAGATGCAGGAAAAATGTCACCACACCGTATGGGCGTTACCACGATAACAGACGAAGTGCGTTTAAGTAGCCAAATGCAAGGCAAGACCATCGCCATCGCTTTAAAGGATAGAGGTGCGGTTTTACCTGGTGGGCATACAGCTAATGCTGCTTATTGGTTTCATGGTGCAAATGAAGCTAAATGGATTACAAGTTCTTATTACATGAATCAACTTCCAAAATGGGTTAATGATTTTAACTCATCAGGTAAGGCACAATCTTATAAAAGAGAATGGAATACGTTAAAAGATATTAAGGAGTATAAAGAGAGTGGAACTGATAATAACATTTTTGAAGGAAAATTTGAAGGGGAGTCAACAACTTCATTTCCTCACAATACTCCTGCATTACTAGATAAAACAAAAGATTTTGATATTATAAAGGCAACACCATTTGGTAATTCATTGACTGCAGATTTTGCTATAGAGGCATTAAAGCAAGAGGGTTTGGGTAAAGACGATATAACAGATTTTTTAGCAGTAAGTTTTTCAAGTACTGATTATGTTGGGCATATGTATGGCGTAAATTCTAAAGAAGTTCAAGATACTTATTTAAGGTTAGATGCAGATTTAGAAAGATTTTTTAAAGCTTTGGATAAGATCGTAGGAGAAGGAGAGTATACGTTGTTCTTAACTGCAGATCATGGAGCAGTTGAAGTGCCAACGTATTTAAAAAGTGAAAAAATACCGTCAGGTTATATTGACACAGCGGCGAACAAAAAAAGGTTGACCGAGTTTTTACAGTATAAGTATGGTACAGAAGATATTATTAAAAACTATTCTAATGATCAAATATTTTTGGATCATAAAATTGTTAAAAACCTAGACCTTAGCTTGGCTGACGTGCAAGTTGAAATAGCTCAAGAAGTTTTAGGTTACGATGCAATAGATAGAGTGTATACAGCGAATCAAATGTGGAGTTATAATTACACCCATGGTATTCCTTATATCTTACAGAATGGCTATAACCAAAAAAGATCGGGTGATGTATTGGTAGTATTAAAACCAGGATTTATTTCTTATAATACTACGGGATCTACACATGGCTCACCACAAATTTATGATACACATGCGCCACTATTGTTTTATGGTATGGGTGTAAAGCCAGGTTCCACAGTTAACAGAACTGAGATTCCTGATATTGCACCAACCATTTCGGCGTTGTTAGGTATATCTTTTCCAAACGGAGCAACTGGTAAGCCTATAACAGAAGTATTTAAATAA
- a CDS encoding isoamylase early set domain-containing protein, whose amino-acid sequence MAIAKKYLKTKPVCKVTFTVPTDDAKKVAVVGDFNNWNAKKSELKKQKNGSFKGTFDLPKENSFEFKYIVDGEYVNDGEADRYQWNDFAGSENAVLEL is encoded by the coding sequence ATGGCAATTGCAAAAAAATATTTAAAAACTAAGCCAGTATGTAAGGTTACTTTTACGGTACCTACAGACGATGCAAAAAAAGTAGCTGTTGTAGGCGATTTCAATAACTGGAACGCAAAAAAGAGCGAATTGAAGAAACAAAAAAATGGCTCTTTTAAAGGGACTTTTGATCTTCCAAAAGAGAACTCATTTGAATTCAAATACATTGTTGATGGAGAATATGTAAACGATGGTGAGGCTGATCGTTACCAATGGAATGATTTTGCTGGTTCTGAGAATGCTGTATTAGAATTGTAA